GGTCGTACTTGTTCTTCACGAGATAGACCAGGAGACCCGACTGGAGGAGGTAGATCACCACGAGCACGAAGGCGACCGGTTTGGAGAGGAATATCCCCAGCTTCTCAAACTGAATCATGCCACGACCCCGACTGTGCATCCGCGGAGATCGTACCCGTCGGCCGCCTCGACCCGGACGCGGCAGAAGGTACCGGCCGCGAGGCGCTCCCCGCAGACGCTGATTTCCTGGTCGATCTCGGGGCAGTCGCCCCGGGTTCGCCCGACCGCCGGACCATCGGCCGGCGCCGAGTCAATGATAACTTCGAGGATCCGCCCTATCAAGGAATTATTCTTGGCGAAGGCGATCTCCTGCTGGACCGTCATGAGGTCGTCGACGCGCCGCTGCCGGATCCGCTCGGGCACCTGTCCGGGATACTCCGCGGCGGGCGTGCCCTCCTCCGGAGAGTAGGCGAAAACGCCGAGGCGGTCGAACTCGAAGCGCTCCACAAACTCGCGCAGCTCGGCGAAGTGCCTTTCCGTCTCGCCGGGGAAACCAACGATGAGAGTGGTGCGGACGGTGCCGCCCGGCGCAATCTCGCGAATGGCGCGCAATTGGCTCTCGATCGCGCGGCGGTCGCCGCGGCGGCGCATGGCGCGAAGAATATCGTCACTGATGTGCTGGAGCGGCAGATCAAAGTAGTCGAGCGCCTTGGTGCCGTCGTCGGCAAGATACTCGATCAACTCTGTCGTCAGGGCCGCCGGGTAGAGGTACATGAGGCGAATCCAGCGAACCCCCGCAAGGCCGTCAAGGGCGCGCAGGAGGCTGAGGATGTCGGGCCGACCGGGAAGGTCGTACCCCCAGAGGGTCGCTTCCTGCGAGACGAGGATCAGTTCGCGTTTGCCGCGGTCGGCCAGAAACCGGGCCTCGCGCAGAATCGACTCGAGCGGCCGGCTGCGAAAGCGGCCGCGCATGCCGGGGATGGCACAAAAGGTGCAGCCCCGGTCGCAGCCGTCGGATATTTTCAGGTACGCCCAGGGGTACGGATCGGAGATGAAGCGGTCCCT
The nucleotide sequence above comes from Candidatus Zixiibacteriota bacterium. Encoded proteins:
- the rimO gene encoding 30S ribosomal protein S12 methylthiotransferase RimO, translating into MKFYIHKLGCPKNDVDADYIAARLIDAGHEPVCDPLAADSIIVNTCGFILPAKEESITEILRLGQLKKEGRLRALFASGCLSQRYGDELLKEIPELDGAFGHGALDSLAAAVDGAPRFDRAVRVEPRRLAYLDWRDRFISDPYPWAYLKISDGCDRGCTFCAIPGMRGRFRSRPLESILREARFLADRGKRELILVSQEATLWGYDLPGRPDILSLLRALDGLAGVRWIRLMYLYPAALTTELIEYLADDGTKALDYFDLPLQHISDDILRAMRRRGDRRAIESQLRAIREIAPGGTVRTTLIVGFPGETERHFAELREFVERFEFDRLGVFAYSPEEGTPAAEYPGQVPERIRQRRVDDLMTVQQEIAFAKNNSLIGRILEVIIDSAPADGPAVGRTRGDCPEIDQEISVCGERLAAGTFCRVRVEAADGYDLRGCTVGVVA